A window from Camelus dromedarius isolate mCamDro1 chromosome 9, mCamDro1.pat, whole genome shotgun sequence encodes these proteins:
- the EPS8L3 gene encoding epidermal growth factor receptor kinase substrate 8-like protein 3 — protein MSRPSSRAIYLHRKEYLQSLALEPAYLQHRVEHLMTCKLGTQRVQEPKDALQKLQELDAQGRVWSQDLLLQVRDGWLQLLDIETKEDLESYRLDSIQVMDVALNTCSYNSVLSITVQDSGLRGTSTLLFQCQEVGAERLQTSLQKALEEELEQSRPQFGALRPGQARWREPPLERPLPKEQVPTPEQVPLPERPYWMTPEHSIPPSPKPLPHRSSGRELSAFTLPPLKRSSSPEDPESDKEVLDHLLRDIELFVGKLKEAQSKTSRKKRLGKKKKKNQAGITEAHYIDCFQKIKYSFNLLGNLAIRLQETSAPEFVHILFQILNSILAQCPEPNLATQVISPLLTTKAIDLLQSCLSPPERNLWKGLGVAWTTSRANWTGSEPLPYKPTFYDGWQLPEPSYQAHSRYQDPDSLRHPDSDSGGGGMGSPRLGSTSHFAQEETNNHGPDLVPSRPGSVKPTLKMQVLYEFEARNPQELTVVQGEVLEILDQSKRWWLVKNEMGQSGYIPSNILEPLQSGTPRSQSESPLQAPVLRLNSRPEEVTAWLQAENFSTVTVKTLGSLMGSQLLHMRPGELQMLCPQEAPRVLARLEAVRRTLGMSP, from the exons caCCTGATGACGTGTAAGCTGGGGACTCAGAGAGTCCAGGAACCCAAGGATGCCCTGCAGAAGCTGCAAGAGTTGGATGCTCAGGGCCGGGTGTGGAGTCAGGACTTGCTTCTGCAGGTCAGGGATGGCTGGCTTCAGCTGCTGGACATCGAGACAAAG GAGGACCTGGAGTCTTACCGCCTGGATAGCATCCAGGTCATGGATGTGGCACTCAACACCTGCTCCTACAACTCTGTCCTGTCCATCACCGTGCAGGATTCAGGCCTGCGAGGCACGAGCACTCTGCTCTTCCAGTGCCAGGAAGTGGGG GCAGAGCGACTGCAGACCAGCCTGCAGAAGGCTCTGGAGGAGGAACTAGAGCAAAG CAGACCACAATTTGGAGCCCTtcgcccaggccaggccagatgGAGGGAGCCTCCTCTGGAAAGGCCACTCCCTAAGGAGCAGGTACCCACTCCAGAGCAGGTGCCCCTTCCAGAACGGCCCTACTGGATGACCCCAGAGCACA GCATCCCGCCATCCCCAAAGCCCCTGCCACACCGCTCCAGCGGCAGAGAGCTCAGCGCCTTCACTCTGCCTCCTCTGAAGCGGTCCTCATCCCCCGAGGACCCAGAATCGGATAAG GAGGTGCTGGACCATCTCCTAAGGGATATCGAGCTATTTGTGGGAAAGCTGAAGGAGGCCCAGTCAAAGACCAGTCGTAAGAagagactggggaaaaaaaagaagaagaatcagGCAG GGATAACAGAGGCACATTACATCGACTGCTTCCAGAAGATCAAGTACAGCTTCAACCTCCTG GGGAATCTGGCCATCAGGCTGCAGGAGACAAGTGCCCCTGAGTTCGTGCACATCCTCTTCCAAATTCTGAATTCC ATCCTGGCCCAGTGCCCTGAACCTAACTTAGCAACCCAAGTGATCTCGCCGCTCCTCACCACCAAAGCCATTGATCTGCTGCAGTCTTGTCTAAGCCCACCTGAGAGGAACCtctggaaggggctgggagtggcCTGGACCACCAGCCG GGCCAACTGGACAGGCAGTGAGCCCCTGCCCTACAAACCCACATTCTATGATGGTTGGCAGCTTCCAGAACCTTCCTACCAG GCACATTCGAGATACCAGGACCCTGATTCCCTCCG CCATCCTGACTCTGACTCTGGGGGTGGCGGGATGGGAAGCCCTAGGTTAGGGAGCACCTCACACTTTGCTCAAGAGGAGACAAACAACCATGGCCCCGACCTTGTGCCATCCAGACCCGGATCTGTCAAGCCAACCCTGAAAATGCAGGTCCTATATGAGTTTGAAGCTAGGAACCCACAGGAATTGACTGTGGTCCAGGGAGAGGTGCttgag ATTCTGGACCAGAGCAAGCGGTGGTGGCTGGTGAAGAATGAGATGGGGCAGAGTGGCTACATCCCCAGCAATATCCTGGAGCCCCTACAATCGGGGACCCCCAGGAGCCAGAGCGAGTCACCCCTTCAG GCTCCAGTGCTTCGACTTAACTCAAGGCCTGAGGAGGTCACTGCCTGGCTGCAGGCAGAGAACTTCTCCACTGT CACGGTGAAGACCCTCGGGTCCCTGATGGGGAGCCAGCTGCTTCACATGAGACCCGGGGAGCTACAGATGCTGTGTCCACAGGAGGCCCCACGGGTCCTGGCACGGTTGGAGGCTGTCAGAAGGACGCTGGGG aTGAGCCCTTAA
- the GSTM3 gene encoding glutathione S-transferase Mu 3 isoform X1: protein MSSCKSAVVLGYWDIRGLAHAIRMLLEFTDTSYEEKRYTCGEAPDYDKSQWLDVKFKLDLDFPNLPYLMDGKNKITQSNAILRYIARKHNMCGDTEEEKIRVDIMENQIMDFRMQLARICYSPDHEKLKPSYLEQLPGQLKQFSLFLGKYSWFAGEKLTFVDFLTYDVLDQNRIFEPRCLDEFPNLKAFMCRFEALEKIAAYMQSDRFLKMPINNKMAQWGNKRIC from the exons ATGTCGTCGTGCAAGTCGGCTGTGGTTTTGGGTTACTGGGATATTCGCGGG CTGGCTCATGCCATCCGCATGCTCCTGGAGTTCACGGATACATCTTATGAAGAGAAACGTTACACGTGCGGGGAAG CTCCTGACTATGATAAAAGCCAGTGGCTGGATGTGAAATTCAAACTAGACCTGGACTTTCCTAAC CTGCCCTATCTCATGGATGGAAAGAACAAGATCACCCAGAGCAATGCCATCTTGCGCTACATTGCTCGCAAGCACAATATGt GTGGTgacactgaagaagaaaagattcGAGTGGACATCATGGAGAACCAAATAATGGATTTTCGCATGCAACTGGCACGAATCTGCTACAGCCCTGACCAT GAAAAACTGAAGCCTTCATACTTGGAACAGCTTCCTGGACAACTGAAACAATTCTCCTTGTTCCTGGGGAAATACtcatggtttgcaggggaaaag CTCACCTTTGTGGATTTCCTCACCTATGATGTCTTAGATCAGAACCGTATCTTTGAGCCCAGGTGCCTGGATGAATTTCCAAATCTGAAGGCTTTCATGTGTCGTTTTGAG GCTTTGGAAAAAATAGCTGCCTACATGCAGTCTGACCGCTTCCTCAAGATGCCCATCAACAACAAGATGGCCCAGTGGGGCAACAAGAGAATATGCTGA
- the GSTM3 gene encoding glutathione S-transferase Mu 3 isoform X2: MDGKNKITQSNAILRYIARKHNMCGDTEEEKIRVDIMENQIMDFRMQLARICYSPDHEKLKPSYLEQLPGQLKQFSLFLGKYSWFAGEKLTFVDFLTYDVLDQNRIFEPRCLDEFPNLKAFMCRFEALEKIAAYMQSDRFLKMPINNKMAQWGNKRIC, translated from the exons ATGGATGGAAAGAACAAGATCACCCAGAGCAATGCCATCTTGCGCTACATTGCTCGCAAGCACAATATGt GTGGTgacactgaagaagaaaagattcGAGTGGACATCATGGAGAACCAAATAATGGATTTTCGCATGCAACTGGCACGAATCTGCTACAGCCCTGACCAT GAAAAACTGAAGCCTTCATACTTGGAACAGCTTCCTGGACAACTGAAACAATTCTCCTTGTTCCTGGGGAAATACtcatggtttgcaggggaaaag CTCACCTTTGTGGATTTCCTCACCTATGATGTCTTAGATCAGAACCGTATCTTTGAGCCCAGGTGCCTGGATGAATTTCCAAATCTGAAGGCTTTCATGTGTCGTTTTGAG GCTTTGGAAAAAATAGCTGCCTACATGCAGTCTGACCGCTTCCTCAAGATGCCCATCAACAACAAGATGGCCCAGTGGGGCAACAAGAGAATATGCTGA